A genomic region of Miscanthus floridulus cultivar M001 chromosome 3, ASM1932011v1, whole genome shotgun sequence contains the following coding sequences:
- the LOC136541703 gene encoding alpha-galactosidase-like: MAPEIQSLFPSTTAVLLLLGACLSAAAVAALGAADDASRPAVPLPGGGARRVLFANGLGLTPQMGWNSWNHFQCDINEAVVRRTADALVATGLAKAGYKYVNLDDCWADYQRTKEGYMIANPKTFPSGIKALADYVHSKGLKLGIYSSAGTRTCSNRMPGSLGHEDKDAKTFASWGVDYLKYDNCYRDGTPETVRFGRMSRALKNSGRPIFYSLCEWGYMEVPKWGGMYGNSWRTTGDINDAWSGMLDNIDRNDAYARYAKPGGWNDPDMLEVGNGGMAYNEYVVHFSLWAIAKAPLVIGCDVTRVSKETLGILSNAEVIAINQDRMGVQGNKVKKYGNDLEVWAGQLSRHRKAVLLLNRGATRSASITAAWPDVGIRRGVTVEARDVWKHETLPGRFTGSLTAVVGPHSCKLFVLTPVPR; this comes from the exons ATGGCACCCGAGATTCAGAGCCTGTTTCCGAGTACGACGGCCGTGCTCCTCCTGCTGGGCGCCTGCCTCTCCGCCGCCGCGGTGGCAGCGCTCGGTGCCGCGGACGACGCCAGCAGGCCGGCGGTGCCTCTGCCTGGTGGAGGCGCCCGGCGCGTCCTCTTCGCCAACGGGCTCGGTCTGACGCCGCAGATGGG GTGGAACAGCTGGAACCATTTTCAGTGCGACATCAACGAGGCGGTCGTCCGGCGCACCG CTGATGCACTCGTCGCCACCGGACTTGCAAAGGCTGGCTACAAGTATGTCAACTTAG ATGACTGCTGGGCGGATTACCAAAGGACCAAAGAG GGATACATGATCGCTAATCCCAAGACATTCCCATCCGGAATCAAGGCCCTGGCAGATTATGTTCACAGCAAGGGGCTTAAGCTTGGCATCTACTCTTCAGCTGG GACAAGAACTTGCAGCAACAGGATGCCTGGATCTCTGGGCCACGAGGACAAGGATGCTAAAACGTTTGCATCATGG GGTGTTGACTACTTGAAGTATGATAACTGCTACAGAGACGGCACGCCTGAAACCGTGAG GTTTGGGCGCATGTCTCGCGCGCTGAAGAACTCTGGCCGCCCCATCTTCTACTCACTTTGCGAATG GGGCTACATGGAAGTGCCCAAATGGGGCGGCATGTACGGCAACAGCTGGAGGACCACCGGCGACATCAACGACGCATGGTCAGG CATGCTGGACAACATCGACCGGAACGACGCCTACGCCCGGTACGCCAAGCCCGGCGGTTGGAACG ATCCTGACATGCTGGAGGTCGGGAACGGAGGGATGGCGTACAACGAGTACGTCGTGCACTTCAGCCTGTGGGCCATCGCCAAG GCTCCTCTTGTAATCGGCTGCGACGTAACGAGAGTTTCCAAGGAGACGCTGGGGATCCTCTCCAACGCAGAGGTCATCGCGATTAACCAAG ATCGGATGGGTGTCCAGGGAAACAAAGTGAAGAAGTATGGCAACGATCTCGAG GTGTGGGCGGGGCAGCTCTCCCGCCACAGGAAGGCAGTGCTGCTGCTCAACCGGGGGGCGACGCGCTCCGCGTCCATCACCGCGGCATGGCCGGACGTCGGCATCCGCCGCGGCGTCACCGTCGAGGCCAGGGACGTCTGGAAG CATGAGACGCTCCCGGGCAGGTTCACCGGCAGCCTCACGGCGGTGGTCGGGCCGCACTCGTGCAAGCTCTTCGTCCTCACGCCCGTTCCTCGCTGA
- the LOC136545818 gene encoding uncharacterized protein produces MGSVIGTAASGLGSLVGNVISSPFNGVSCERVCSGTWDLLCFIEHLCVTSVLKFILAVILVLIVLYVFYLLCKLGVVKCLAKNACKLVYMPCWGGCRVLHHLWRKVRDTERVYRGRRGQRRQQPDDIELGDLSTSSYDVDYRGSSPSPSSSDYSGHHRGGAAAGRSSRWESSSSASVRGRRKDRLRQSLRPRRASSKVEHAMRISRQSDSERRHPHSIGARRKEASSLHDHDRGSAARDHSHAHRRT; encoded by the exons ATGGGCTCTGTCATCGGCACGGCGGCGAGCGGCCTTGGCTCGCTCGTCGGGAACGTCATCTCGTCGCCGTTCAACGGTGTCTCCTGCGA GCGCGTTTGCTCGGGGACATGGGACTTGCTCTGCTTCATCGAGCACCTCTGCGTCACAAGCGTCCTCAAGTTCATCTTGGCTGTCATACTCGTCCTCATCG TGCTCTACGTCTTTTACCTCCTATGCAAGCTAGGCGTCGTCAAGTGCCTGGCCAAGAACGCCTGCAAGCTGGTGTACATGCCCTGCTGGGGCGGCTGCCGCGTGCTCCACCACCTCTGGCGCAAGGTGCGCGACACCGAGCGAGTGTACCGCGGCCGGCGCGGCCAACGGCGCCAGCAGCCCGACGACATCGAGTTGGGGGACCTCAGCACGAGCAGCTACGACGTCGACTACAGGggctcgtcgccgtcgccgtcgtcatcTGACTACAGTGGCCACCACCGTGGGGGCGCCGCGGCGGGCAGGTCGTCCAGGTGGGagtcgtcgtcgtcggcgtcggtgCGGGGGAGGAGGAAGGATAGGCTTCGGCAGTCCCTGCGCCCGAGGAGGGCCAGCTCCAAGGTGGAGCACGCCATGAGGATAAGCCGTCAGAGTGACAGTGAACGCCGGCATCCCCATTCGATCGGGGCCAGGAGGAAGGAGGCTTCGTCCCTCCACGACCACGACCGTGGCTCGGCGGCTCGTGACCATTCGCATGCGCACCGCCGCACATGA